A window of Streptomyces profundus genomic DNA:
GCCCAGGCACAGCCCGGTGGGTTGGGTGTAGAAGCGCGGGTAGCCGAGCACCACGACATGCGCGTTGGGAGCCCTGGCCTTGATCGCGTTGTACACGCTGTCAAGCCGCGCCGGCAGGGTGTTGCTGACAAAGGTGCGAGCGGTCGCGATCCGGTTCAGGCAGGTGCTGTCGGAACTCACCACGCAGGTGGTCATCACATCGGCGAAGCCGGCGTCGTTGCCGCCGATGGTGATGCTGACCAGGCCGGTCGACGAGTTGAGCGCGTTGACCTGGGAGCCGGTCACATCGCTGGTCACGGCGCCCGAGCAGGCCTGGAAGGAGAAGGACGAGGGGTTGTTCGCCTGGGCCCAGAGGGAGGGGTAGGCGTTGTTGCTGCGGTGACAGTCGGAGTCGATGTAGCCGCCCGCCCCGTTGCCCGAGGAGTACGAGTCCCCGAGGGCCACATAGGCGGGAGCGGCGGCGGCCTGCGCCGGGCCCGCGCCGATCAGGCCGAGCACGAACCCGAAGATGAGCACGGCGACGGCGGACAGGCGTCTGGTCAGTCTCACGGAACCTCCATGGGGGGTCGCTGTGGCACTGTTTGTACCAAGCAACGCGCGTTGATGGAAGTGCACATGTCAATAGACGGCGGTTTCTGGCGATCCGTTCACGGCGTTGATCACTGCGCGTCGACTACTGATCAACAAGTGGTCTTCTCACGCTCGTTGCTCGCGGTCGGCTCCCGCCGGAGGGCGAGCCAGGCGAGGACCGCCACCGCCGCCAGCACGCCAGCGCCCGCGACGGCGGCCGTGTTCACGCTGTCGCTGTAGGCCGCGAAGGCGAAGTCGAGCAGCCGCGCGCCCTCGGCGGCCGGCAGGTCGGCCGCCCGCCCGAGCGCCTCGGTGACGGTCTCACCGGCCGCCGGCACGCCCGTGACCCGCTCCCGGTAGACGGCGCTCGCCACGGTGCCAAGGGTCGCGATGCCCAGCGCGGCGCCGAGTTCGTTGCTGGTCTCGGAGATACCGGCCGCGGCACCGGCCCGCTCGGGCGGGGCCGCGGTGAGGATCAGCGTGTTGGCGAGCGTCCCCACCACGCCGACCCCGAGGGTCAGGACGGTGTAGCCGCCGATGAACACCGTGAGCGGGCTCCCGGCCCCGACCGTCCCCACGACCAGAAAGCCGACGGTCCCGAGCAGCAGCCCGGCGGCGAGCAGCGTCGCGGGACGCAGCCGCGCGGCGAGCGCGGCGGCCAGGACGGCGCCGACCAGCGTGCCGGCGAAGGTCGGCAGCGCCCACAAGGCGGCCCGCAACGCGCTCAGTTGGTGCACGGTCTGTAGAAAGGTGAAGGCGAGCAGACCCAGCCCGGCGGCCGAGAAGGCCACCACGGTCTGACCGGCGACGGCGGCGCCGAAGGCCGGGCGACGGAAGAGCGTCAGATCGACCAGCGGATGGGCGGCTCCCCGCTGCCGGCGCAGGAAGAGCGCCAGCGCGGCGAGTCCGCCGGCGAGCGCCCAGCAGCCCGTCGCGTCGAGCCCGTGCTCGACCAGCCGCTTCGCCGCGAAGACCAGGCCGAGGATCGCGACAAAGGAGGTCGCGGCCCCCGGCAGGTCGAACCGCGTGGCCCCGGGGTTCCTGGACTCGTCGATCAGGAACGGGACGGTGAGCAGCAGCACCCCCATCACCGGCACATTGATCAGGAAGACCGATCCCCACCAGAAGTGCTCCAACAGCACCCCGCCGACGATCGGCCCGGCGACGGCGCCGCCGGTGAAGGCGACGGTCCAGGCGCCCACCGCCGCCCGGCGCTGCCGCTCGTCGAGGAACATGCCCCGGATCAGGGAGAGCGTCGAGGGCGCGAGTGTGGCGGCGCCCACCCCCAACAGCACCCGTGCCGCGATGACTTCCTCCGGAGTGGAGGCCCAGGCGATCGCCACCGAGGCGATCCCGAAGAGGCCGGACCCGATCAGCAGCAGTCGCTTCCGGCCTATCCGGTCCCCCAGCGCCCCCATGGTGATCAGGAGCCCGGCCATCACGAATCCGTAGACGTCCATCATCCAGAGCCACTCGGTGGCACTGGGCGCCAACGCCTCGGTGATCGCCGGCGAGGCGAC
This region includes:
- a CDS encoding SGNH/GDSL hydrolase family protein; the protein is MRLTRRLSAVAVLIFGFVLGLIGAGPAQAAAAPAYVALGDSYSSGNGAGGYIDSDCHRSNNAYPSLWAQANNPSSFSFQACSGAVTSDVTGSQVNALNSSTGLVSITIGGNDAGFADVMTTCVVSSDSTCLNRIATARTFVSNTLPARLDSVYNAIKARAPNAHVVVLGYPRFYTQPTGLCLGLSQTKRNAINEASDLLNSVISARASAHGFTYGNVAAAFAGHELCSGDDWLHDLALPLWEAYHPTARGHANGYFPVLNAND
- a CDS encoding MFS transporter, which codes for MVASPPAPPGASPAVPPSARAGARAWWGLPFLLLPALLASMDISILFVASPAITEALAPSATEWLWMMDVYGFVMAGLLITMGALGDRIGRKRLLLIGSGLFGIASVAIAWASTPEEVIAARVLLGVGAATLAPSTLSLIRGMFLDERQRRAAVGAWTVAFTGGAVAGPIVGGVLLEHFWWGSVFLINVPVMGVLLLTVPFLIDESRNPGATRFDLPGAATSFVAILGLVFAAKRLVEHGLDATGCWALAGGLAALALFLRRQRGAAHPLVDLTLFRRPAFGAAVAGQTVVAFSAAGLGLLAFTFLQTVHQLSALRAALWALPTFAGTLVGAVLAAALAARLRPATLLAAGLLLGTVGFLVVGTVGAGSPLTVFIGGYTVLTLGVGVVGTLANTLILTAAPPERAGAAAGISETSNELGAALGIATLGTVASAVYRERVTGVPAAGETVTEALGRAADLPAAEGARLLDFAFAAYSDSVNTAAVAGAGVLAAVAVLAWLALRREPTASNEREKTTC